The genomic DNA CATATTTTCTTATGCTTCTGCCGGTCATGAGCCGGGTATTTATTATTGTGCAGAAAAAAATAAATTCTCTGAACTGGAAGCGAAAGGACTGTTATTAGGGTTTGATAAACGTACAAAATACCTTCAATTCGAGCAGAAAATATATCCCGGCGACATGATTATTTTAATGTCAGACGGTGTGACCGAATGCAGGACAGCCGAAGGATTTATTGAAAGAGAAACTTTGATTGGATATATAAAAAAATATATACATTTAAGTGCACAGGAAATCGTTAATCATATTTTTAAAGAACTTGAAAAACTTCAGCACTTTCAATTGCGAGACGATTTTACTTTAATCATACTAAAAAAAGAAGTTTAGAACTTATTTAAAAAGGGTACAGGTAAAAGCAATCGATTTGTAAAGAGGTGGGTCAAATGAATATGACGATCGAAGTTGAAGACACTGACTCTTTAGTAGAAGTTAAAGTTGGCGGCGAAATAGATGCATATACAGCTCCCAAGCTAAGGGAAAAACTTTTTCCAATTTCTGAAAAAGATGGAGTCCAAATGATTGTTGATCTTTCTGGAGTCACTTATATGGATAGTACTGGACTGGGCGTATTTGTGGGAGTCTTTAAAAAGGTTCGCTCCAACAATGGAAAGTTTAAACTTATAGGCTTATCAAGCAGGTTAGAGAGGCTTTTTAAAATTACAGGCCTTGCAGATATTATTGATATTAACAGCAAGATTGAGGGTGGAGTGTAATGAATCAGCCGTTTGATTATATAGAAATGAAAATTCCGGCTAGGCCGGAATACGTTGGAGTCATTCGTTTGACTCTTTCGGGAATCGCAAGTAGAATGGGGTTTTCTTATGACGACATTGAGGATTTAAAGATTGCCACTAGTGAAGCTTGTACAAATGCAGTACAGCATGCCTATAAACATACGGGTAAAGGCGAAGTGGTACTTGGTTTTGGTCTGTATAAAGATCGATTAGAAGTCATGGTTGCAGACAGTGGACAGAGTTTTGATTTTCATACCGCCAGAGAAGGTCTTGGACCATACGATGAAAATGATTCCGTTGAATTCCTACGAGAAGGAGGCTTGGGACTTTACCTTATTGAAACACTGATGGACGAGGTAAGAATCCATCACAAAGAGGGTGTTACGGTATTTATGACTAAATACCTTGAAAGAGAGCAGGTGGAGAGGGATGCAGAAACAATCTCAACCTAATCTAATATCGAAGCAGGAAATCAACGATTTGATTAAAGCATATCAAGAGCATCAGGATGAAGAAGCTCAAAATAAGCTTGTGCTTCATTACCAAAACCTTGTTGCAACGATTGCCCGTAAATACTCAAAAGGCGGGTCATATCATGAAGATATCGTCCAAGTCGGAATGATTGGGTTGTTGGGTGCGATTCGCCGTTATGACGAATCAATTGGCAAAAGTTTTGAAGCGTTTGCGGTTCCGACGATAATCGGTGAGATTAAACGCTTTTTGCGGGACAAAACGTGGAGTGTTCATGTTCCGCGGCGGATTAAAGAGCTTGGTCCAAAAATTAAATCGACAGTAGAAGAACTGACAACAAAACTGCATCGCTCACCGAAAGTGGAAGAAATTGCAGAAGCCTTAAATGTTTCTGAAGAAGAAGTACTTGAAGCAATGGAAATAGGAAAAAGTTATCAAGCTTTATCAGTGGACCATTCCATTGAAGCTGACGCAGATGGCGGAACCGTTACATTGCTGGATATTGTAGGTACGGTTGATGAAGGATACGAAAGGATTAACCAAAAACTTGTTTTAGAAAAGGCTCTTCCTGTTTTAACAGATCGGGAAAAGAAAATTATTCAGTACACCTTTTTGGAAAATATGAGCCAAAAGGATGCAGGAGATAAATTGGGGATTTCACAAATGCATGTTTCCCGTTTGCAAAGAAGGGCCATTAAAAAGCTTCAGGAAGCAATACATACTGATATTAACAACACGGAGTGTCTTTCATGATTCATACTATCAAAGAAAAAATTGAGCTTATTGTCCACCAATCCTCTAAACAGGGCAGAACTGAATGTGGAGATAGTTATTATTTTACTGCTACTGATGACTACTTTGTCTGTGTTTTAGCAGATGGACTTGGCAGCGGACCTTATGCTCGTGAAGCTTCTGATGCGGTTGTCTCTGTCGTTGAACAGAACCACCACAAAGATGTTGAAACGCTTATGAAAGAGTGCAACCATTCTTTAATGCAAAAAAGGGGTGCAGCTGTAGCAATTTTTAAGGTTTATTTTAAAACAATGGAATTTGAATACAGTTGTGTAGGCAATATTCGTTTTTTCCTCTATTCTCCTTCCGGCAAGCTGACTTATCCTCTTCCGGTAACAGGTTATCTTTCTGGGAGGCCTCAAGTTTTCCAGACACAGCGGTTTTTCTATGAGCCAAACTCAAAATTCCTCGTCTATTCAGATGGTCTGAATCTTCAGGGGACAAAAACTTTGCTAAAAGGCTATCTACCAGTTGAATCTATTGCGAATGAAATATTAACAAAACATATAACGACTAGTGATGACACTACCTTCATCGTAGGAAGCTTACTTGGATAAAAGTGAGCTTCTTATTGTTTGTACCGTTTCGTTTCGTGCAAACGGTACAAACATTTTGTTAAAATGAATGGTAAGAACGATGAAATAGGGAGGCTCTTTATTTTGGAACAGACGATCGATAAACAGGAGCAATTAATGAAGATTATTGCTTCTGAGCAATCTTTAACTTTAAAACAAATTCGAAATGTCATTTCTTTAATGAATGAAGGAAATACCGTTCCATTCATTGCCCGCTATCGGAAGGAACAAACAGGTGCGCTTGATGAAGTACAGTTGCGGAATATTATTGAAAGATGGCAATATCTTCAGAACCTTGAACAGCGAAAAGAAGAAGTGATTCGATTAATTGCAGAGCAAGGTAAATTAACCCCTGAACTTCAAAGCCAAATCGAAAAAGCGATAAAGCTCCAAGAAGTTGAAGATCTTTATCGCCCTTATAAACAAAAACGCCGGACTAAAGCGACTATCGCAAAAGAAAAAGGGTTGGAACCGTTAGCTGAATGGCTGTTGACTTTCCCAAAAACAGGTTCTGTTGAAGAAAAGGCGAACGAATTTTTATCAGAAGAAAAAGAATTGAACAGCATCGAAGACGCACTTGCAGGAGCAAAGGATATTATTGCGGAGTGGGTATCAGATGATCCGGAAAGCAGAAAATGGATCCGTGGAGAAACAGCAAAATCGGGAATAATTGAATCTGTATTAAAAGATGCAGAAAAAGACGAGAAAAAAGTGTACGAAATGTATTATGAATATGAAGAACCTATTGAAAAAATCGTACCTCACCGCATCCTTGCCTTGAATCGCGGCGAAAAAGAAGATGTTATTCGCGTCCAAATTAAACCCGATATTCATAAGATTCTTCATTTTTTACATAAAAAATGGATTAAAGATGAGCAATCCATTACGGCATCACTTGTTGCAGATGCGGTAGAAGATGGATACAAACGCCTTATTCAACCTTCAATCGAACGGGAAATCCGGAACGAATTAACTGAAAAAGCAGAAGAACGTGCTATTCATATCTTCTCTGAAAATTTACGCAATCTATTGCTGCAGCCTCCTTTAAAAGGAAAAATTGTTCTAGGTGTGGATCCCGCTTACCGAACAGGGTGTAAACTAGCCGCAGTCGATGAGACCGGGAAAGTTTTGCATATTGACGTAATCTATCCTCATCCTCCTGTATCGAAAACAAAAGAAGCGCGAGAAAAATTTATAAAAATTCTTAGAGACTTCAATATTGATATCGTTGCTATCGGAAATGGGACTGCATCAAGAGAAACAGAACAATTTGTAGCAGAAATCTTAAAAGAAGTAAAAGAAGAGATTTTTTATTTAATTGTCAATGAAGCAGGTGCTAGTGTCTATTCAGCATCCGATCTTGCAAGAGAGGAATTTCCGGATCTACAGGTAGAAGAGCGAAGTGCTGTTTCGATCGCCCGAAGATTGCAAGATCCTTTAGCGGAACTTGTTAAGATTGATCCTAAGTCGGTTGGTGTAGGACAATATCAGCACGATGTTTCGCAAAAAAAGCTTTCTGAATCGTTAACCTTTGTTGTGGAAACGGCTGTTAACCAGGTAGGTGTTAATGTAAATACTGCTTCTCCGTCTCTTTTACAATATGTAGCAGGATTGTCGAAAACAGTTGCAAACAATATTGTAAAATATCGGGAAGAGCAAGGGAAATTTACATCAAGAGCACAGCTTAAAAAAATCCCGCGGCTTGGTGCAAAAACTTATGAGCAAGCGATAGGGTTTTTGCGTGTAATCGATGGAGAGGAGCCTTTTGACCGAACAGGCATTCATCCGGAAAATTATCCAGTAGTCAAAAAACTGCTTGAAAATTTGGGCTTTAAAACAGATGAAATAGGAACAAATGATTTAAAGAATGCTTTGACTGGATTAGATTTGAAAGAAACAGCAGCTCAACTGGATATTGGGGAATTAACATTGAAAGACATTATTGATGCTTTAATCCGGCCGGGAAGAGACCCGCGGGACGAGCTTCCAAAACCGCTGTTAAGAAAGGATATTCTAAAACTCGAAGATTTAAAACCGGGAATGGAGCTTCAAGGTACTGTAAGAAATGTAGTAGATTTTGGTGCGTTTGTTGATATCGGGGTTAAACAGGATGGGCTTGTTCATATTTCAAAGCTCAGCCGGCAATTTGTTAAACATCCTTTAGATGTCGTTTCAGTTGGCGATGTTGTGACTGTTTGGGTGGATAACGTTGACACGAATAAAGGAAGAATTGCGTTAACGATGCTGGCTCCTTCGGAAAATAGCGATCGATAATAAGTGAAGAAGACACTGCTATGAGCAGTGTTTTTTTCTGTAAAAAAACCAGCATTGATTTAAAATTTTTATTTGATATCTATCCTTTTCGTAGAAAGCTTTCTTCATTTGGTTTTGAAACCAGGTTGGCATACTAAAACCTCCCGAAAAGTGAATCTTCTAATAGGTATATTTAATGTATGCTATAATAGGTTGTCATGTTTACAGAAAGAGGAGCGGAAAAGCTATGAAAGAATCAGAACTGCAAAAACTTGTTGAAGAATTATCTCTTGCCTATTTCAATAAGCCTTTCCGCCATCGTGCAATGTTCAACCCACGGCTTCGGACAACAGGAGGGAGGTATTTGCTCCACTCCCATAACATTGAAATCAACAAAAAATATTATGAACAGCTTGGTGAAAAAGAACTAATTGGCATTATAAAACATGAACTTTGCCATTATCATTTGCATCTTGAAGGAAAAGGATTCCGTCATCGTGACCGAGATTTTAGAAACCTTCTAAAAAAAGTGGATGCTCCGCGTTTTTGCAGTCCTCTTCCTGAGCAAAGAAAAAGAAGAAAATCGGGCAAAATAATAATCTATTCTTGCAAAAGCTGCAATGAGATTTATAAGCGAAGAAGATCTATTAATACATCAAAATATGTTTGCGGAAAATGCAGAGGGAAATTGATAAAATTAAAGGAGTTGACAGCAGAGTAAAAGCATGATAAATTACTGAATCGTGACAGGTTAAAAATATTGTTTTTTAATAAAATTACCTTGACAGTCAAGGATCACGTCCCTATAATATAAAGAGTCGATAAGATGATGATTATTCCGCAGTAGCTCAGTGGTAGAGCATTCGGCTGTTAACCGAACGGTCGCAGGTTCGAATCCTGCCTGCGGAGCCTTATGGGGAAGTACTCAAGTGGCTGAAGAGGCGCCCCTGCTAAGGGTGTAGGTCGCGCAAGCGGCGCGAGGGTTCAAATCCCTCCTTCTCCGCCAGAAAGAATTCAATATGGCCCGTTGGTCAAGTGGTTAAGACACCGCCCTTTCACGGCGGTAACACGGGTTCGAATCCCGTACGGGTCATCACAAGAGTAAAAGCGCCTTGCCACTTGTTGTTTATATTCTCGGGGCAAGGCGCAAATGATTTATTGCCTTGCGGCCTGGTCCCGTAGTGTAGCGGTTAACATGCCTGCCTGTCACGCAGGAGATCGCGGGTTCGATTCCCGTCGGGACCGCCAGTATTTACCGGTTGCATTTTTTCTTTTCTTTTTGTAAAATATTATAGTTGTTTTAATAGTTGGGCTATAGCCAAGCGGTAAGGCAACGGACTTTGACTCCGTGATGCGCTGGTTCGAATCCAGCTAGCCCAGCCAATAAACAAGAGCCATTAGCTCAGTCGGTAGAGCATCTGACTTTTAATCAGAGGGTCGGAGGTTCGAATCCTCCATGGCTCACCATTAAAATTTAGCGGGTGTGGCGGAATTGGCAGACGCACCAGACTTAGGATCTGGCGCCGTAAGGCGTGGGGGTTCGACTCCCTTCACCCGCATCATCAATTTTTAGTTGAAAAACGAAGAGATTGATGGTAAAATAAACTTTGTCGTTTTAATAGGCGGTCGTGGCGGAATGGCAGACGCGCTAGGTTGAGGGCCTAGTGGGGGCAACCCCGTGGAGGTTCAAGTCCTCTCGGCCGCACCAAAAAAGATGTTGACATTATCTTGTGGTTATGATACTATATTATAGTTGCTTTAAAAAAGCGCCCGTAGCTCAATTGGATAGAGCGTCTGACTACGGATCAGAAGGTTATGGGTTCGACTCCTGTCGGGCGCGCCATTATATTCGGGAAGTAGCTCAGCTTGGTAGAGCACATGGTTTGGGACCATGGGGTCGCAGGTTCGAATCCTGTCTTCCCGACCATTCGAGATGATAATTGAAAATGCGGGTGTAGTTTAGTGGTAAAACCACAGCCTTCCAAGCTGTTGTCGTGGGTTCGATTCCCATCACCCGCTCCAAAAATTGTTCCTTGAAAACTGAACAAACAAAAGCGTCAACATTTAAAAGTGGAGGCGACCGGTTAGCTTCGAAGGGCATTGGAGCTTCTGGCGGAAAAGTCCTTAAAGACTTTGACAGAAGAAGCGAAGCGGCCGAGAAGCTGGGAGCCGAAACTGTATAGCGTTAATTCTATTTTTTATGAGCATATCTTACTCTTTTTTGGAGAGTTTGATCCTGGCTCAGGACGAACGCTGGCGGCGTGCCTAATACATGCAAGTCGAGCGGACCGATGGGAGCTTGCTCCCTGAAGTCAGCGGCGGACGGGTGAGTAACACGTGGGCAACCTGCCTGTAAGACCGGGATAACTTCGGGAAACCGGAGCTAATACCGGATAATCCTCTTTCCCGCATGGGAAAGAGCTGAAAGATGGCTTCGGCTATCACTTACAGATGGGCCCGCGGCGCATTAGCTAGTTGGTGAGGTAACGGCTCACCAAGGCGACGATGCGTAGCCGACCTGAGAGGGTGATCGGCCACACTGGGACTGAGACACGGCCCAGACTCCTACGGGAGGCAGCAGTAGGGAATCTTCCGCAATGGACGAAAGTCTGACGGAGCAACGCCGCGTGAGCGAAGAAGGCCTTCGGGTCGTAAAGCTCTGTTGTCAGGGAAGAACAAGTACCGTTCGAATAGGGCGGTGCCTTGACGGTACCTGGCCAGAAAGCCACGGCTAACTACGTGCCAGCAGCCGCGGTAATACGTAGGTGGCAAGCGTTGTCCGGAATTATTGGGCGTAAAGCGCGCGCAGGCGGTTCCTTAAGTCTGATGTGAAAGCCCACGGCTCAACCGTGGAGGGTCATTGGAAACTGGGGAACTTGAGTGCAGAAGAGGAGAGCGGAATTCCACGTGTAGCGGTGAAATGCGTAGAGATGTGGAGGAACACCAGTGGCGAAGGCGGCTCTCTGGTCTGTAACTGACGCTGAGGCGCGAAAGCGTGGGGAGCGAACAGGATTAGATACCCTGGTAGTCCACGCCGTAAACGATGAGTGCTAAGTGTTAGAGGGTTTCCGCCCTTTAGTGCTGCAGCTAACGCATTAAGCACTCCGCCTGGGGAGTACGGCCGCAAGGCTGAAACTCAAAGGAATTGACGGGGGCCCGCACAAGCGGTGGAGCATGTGGTTTAATTCGAAGCAACGCGAAGAACCTTACCAGGTCTTGACATCCTCTGACAATCCTGGAGACAGGACGTTCCCCTTCGGGGGACAGAGTGACAGGTGGTGCATGGTTGTCGTCAGCTCGTGTCGTGAGATGTTGGGTTAAGTCCCGCAACGAGCGCAACCCTTGACCTTAGTTGCCAGCATTCAGTTGGGCACTCTAAGGTGACTGCCGGTGACAAACCGGAGGAAGGTGGGGATGACGTCAAATCATCATGCCCCTTATGACCTGGGCTACACACGTGCTACAATGGATGGTACAAAGGGCTGCGATGCCGCGAGGCTGAGCCAATCCCAAAAAACCATTCTCAGTTCGGATTGCAGGCTGCAACTCGCCTGCATGAAGCCGGAATCGCTAGTAATCGCGGATCAGCATGCCGCGGTGAATACGTTCCCGGGCCTTGTACACACCGCCCGTCACACCACGAGAGTCTGTAACACCCGAAGTCGGTGAGGTAACCGCAAGGAGCCAGCCGCCTAAGGTGGGACAGATGATTGGGGTGAAGTCGTAACAAGGTAGCCGTATCGGAAGGTGCGGCTGGATCACCTCCTTTCTAAGGATTATTCGAAAAGCAAAGGCGACTGGTCAGCCTCGACAAGCGCTGGAGCTTCTGGCGGAAAAGTCCAAAAGACTTTGACAGAAGAAGCGAAGCGACTCGAGAGGCTAGGAGCCGTAGCTAGACATTACAACAGAATAGTTGATCGCTTTTGTTTGTTTAGTTTTGAGGGAGCAATTCCTCAGAACTTCGTTCTTTGAAAACTAGATAATCGTATTGAAGAAGGCAAAAGAAGAACCGAGTATCGCCATTTTAGGTTTCAAACCTTGAAGGTTAAGTTAGAAAGGGCGCACGGTGGATGCCTTGGCACTAGGAGCCGATGAAGGACGGGACTAACACCGATATGCTTCGGGGAGCTGTAAGTAAGCGTTGATCCGGAGATTTCCGAATGGGGAAACCCCCTATCCGTAATGGGATAGGATCCTAGCCTGAATCCATAGGGCTAGGAGGGCAGACCCGGGGAACTGAAACATCTAAGTACCCGGAGGAAGAGAAAGCAAACGCGATTCCCTGAGTAGCGGCGAGCGAAACGGGAACAGCCCAAACCAGGAGGCTTGCCTCCTGGGGTTGTAGGACACTCAACATGGAGTTACAAAGGAACGGAGTAGACGAAGAGGTCTGGAAAGGCCCGTCAGAGAAGGTAATAACCCTGTAGTCGAAACTTCGTTCCCTCCCGAGTGGATCCTGAGTACGGCGGGACACGTGAAATCCCGTCGGAAGCAGGGAGGACCATCTCCCAAGGCTAAATACTCCCTAGTGACCGATAGTGAACCAGTACCGTGAGGGAAAGGTGAAAAGCACCCCGGGAGGGGAGTGAAAGAGAACCTGAAACCGTGTGCCTACAAGTAGTCAGAGCCCATTCATGGGTGATGGCGTGCCTTTTGTAGAATGAACCGGCGAGTTACGATCACATGCAAGGTTAAGTCGAAGAGACGGAGCCGCAGCGAAAGCGAGTCTGAATAGGGCGAATGAGTATGTGGTCGTAGACCCGAAACCAGGTGATCTACC from Bacillus methanolicus MGA3 includes the following:
- a CDS encoding Tex family protein, whose protein sequence is MEQTIDKQEQLMKIIASEQSLTLKQIRNVISLMNEGNTVPFIARYRKEQTGALDEVQLRNIIERWQYLQNLEQRKEEVIRLIAEQGKLTPELQSQIEKAIKLQEVEDLYRPYKQKRRTKATIAKEKGLEPLAEWLLTFPKTGSVEEKANEFLSEEKELNSIEDALAGAKDIIAEWVSDDPESRKWIRGETAKSGIIESVLKDAEKDEKKVYEMYYEYEEPIEKIVPHRILALNRGEKEDVIRVQIKPDIHKILHFLHKKWIKDEQSITASLVADAVEDGYKRLIQPSIEREIRNELTEKAEERAIHIFSENLRNLLLQPPLKGKIVLGVDPAYRTGCKLAAVDETGKVLHIDVIYPHPPVSKTKEAREKFIKILRDFNIDIVAIGNGTASRETEQFVAEILKEVKEEIFYLIVNEAGASVYSASDLAREEFPDLQVEERSAVSIARRLQDPLAELVKIDPKSVGVGQYQHDVSQKKLSESLTFVVETAVNQVGVNVNTASPSLLQYVAGLSKTVANNIVKYREEQGKFTSRAQLKKIPRLGAKTYEQAIGFLRVIDGEEPFDRTGIHPENYPVVKKLLENLGFKTDEIGTNDLKNALTGLDLKETAAQLDIGELTLKDIIDALIRPGRDPRDELPKPLLRKDILKLEDLKPGMELQGTVRNVVDFGAFVDIGVKQDGLVHISKLSRQFVKHPLDVVSVGDVVTVWVDNVDTNKGRIALTMLAPSENSDR
- a CDS encoding SprT family protein, with the translated sequence MKESELQKLVEELSLAYFNKPFRHRAMFNPRLRTTGGRYLLHSHNIEINKKYYEQLGEKELIGIIKHELCHYHLHLEGKGFRHRDRDFRNLLKKVDAPRFCSPLPEQRKRRKSGKIIIYSCKSCNEIYKRRRSINTSKYVCGKCRGKLIKLKELTAE
- a CDS encoding PP2C family serine/threonine-protein phosphatase; translation: MIHTIKEKIELIVHQSSKQGRTECGDSYYFTATDDYFVCVLADGLGSGPYAREASDAVVSVVEQNHHKDVETLMKECNHSLMQKRGAAVAIFKVYFKTMEFEYSCVGNIRFFLYSPSGKLTYPLPVTGYLSGRPQVFQTQRFFYEPNSKFLVYSDGLNLQGTKTLLKGYLPVESIANEILTKHITTSDDTTFIVGSLLG
- the cmpA gene encoding cortex morphogenetic protein CmpA, with the protein product MPTWFQNQMKKAFYEKDRYQIKILNQCWFFYRKKHCS
- a CDS encoding anti-sigma factor antagonist produces the protein MNMTIEVEDTDSLVEVKVGGEIDAYTAPKLREKLFPISEKDGVQMIVDLSGVTYMDSTGLGVFVGVFKKVRSNNGKFKLIGLSSRLERLFKITGLADIIDINSKIEGGV
- the sigB gene encoding RNA polymerase sigma factor SigB, which gives rise to MQKQSQPNLISKQEINDLIKAYQEHQDEEAQNKLVLHYQNLVATIARKYSKGGSYHEDIVQVGMIGLLGAIRRYDESIGKSFEAFAVPTIIGEIKRFLRDKTWSVHVPRRIKELGPKIKSTVEELTTKLHRSPKVEEIAEALNVSEEEVLEAMEIGKSYQALSVDHSIEADADGGTVTLLDIVGTVDEGYERINQKLVLEKALPVLTDREKKIIQYTFLENMSQKDAGDKLGISQMHVSRLQRRAIKKLQEAIHTDINNTECLS
- the rsbW gene encoding anti-sigma B factor RsbW; this translates as MNQPFDYIEMKIPARPEYVGVIRLTLSGIASRMGFSYDDIEDLKIATSEACTNAVQHAYKHTGKGEVVLGFGLYKDRLEVMVADSGQSFDFHTAREGLGPYDENDSVEFLREGGLGLYLIETLMDEVRIHHKEGVTVFMTKYLEREQVERDAETIST